In bacterium, a genomic segment contains:
- a CDS encoding DUF2182 domain-containing protein produces the protein MLHRGYCVGCCWALMGVLFVVGIMNTLWIALLAIFILIEKVTVRGPWLSRAMGVALIGWALYLLRAGLPG, from the coding sequence ATGCTGCACCGAGGCTACTGCGTGGGCTGCTGCTGGGCGCTGATGGGAGTACTCTTCGTGGTCGGGATCATGAACACGTTGTGGATCGCGCTACTGGCGATCTTCATCCTAATCGAGAAGGTGACCGTTCGCGGCCCGTGGCTCTCCCGCGCTATGGGCGTGGCCCTGATCGGCTGGGCGCTCTATTTGCTGCGCGCCGGCCTGCCCGGTTGA